From the genome of bacterium:
TCGGGCTGCTCGGCCACTCCGACGCCGATGTGCTCTGCCACGCCGTCAGCGACGCCCTGCTCGGAGCACTGGCTCTGGGGGATATCGGCAAGCACTTTCCCGACAGCGATCCGCGCTGGAAGGACGCCGACAGCCTGATGCTGCTCGGCCGGGTGGCCGGACTGGCAAGGGAACGGGGCTACGCGGTAGTCAACGTCGATGCCACCCTCATCCTGCAGCGGCCGAAAGTGGCGCCGTATGTGGAACGGATGCGCGCGAATATCGCCCACGCACTGGGAGTGGCCGTCGAGGCGGTCTCGGTCAAGGCGACGACCAGCGAAGGGATGGGGTACGAGGGGCGCGGCGAGGGCGCCTCGTGTCATGCGGTGGTGCTGGTCGAACGGATAGGAGAGGAAAAGGATGCCACTCACAGTCTATAACAGTCTCACCCGCAGCAAAGAGCTTTTCGAGCCGATCACTCCCGGCCGCGTCACCATGTACGTCTGCGGCCCGACGGTCTACGACAATCCCCACATCGGTCACGTCAAGAGCTATGTCTCCTTCGATGTGATTGTGCGTTATCTCCGTTTTCTCGGCTACAAGGTGCGCTATGTGCAGAACATCACCGACGTCGGCCATCTGCTCGACAGCGGCGAGGACCGCATCCTGCGCGGGGCCGAACGCGAGCAGCTGCAGCCGATGGAACTGGTCGAGCGCTACACCCGCGCCTATTTCGCCGCCATGGACGCCCTCAATGTGCTGCGCC
Proteins encoded in this window:
- the ispF gene encoding 2-C-methyl-D-erythritol 2,4-cyclodiphosphate synthase, yielding MRIGHGFDVHRLVAGRKLILGGVEIPCELGLLGHSDADVLCHAVSDALLGALALGDIGKHFPDSDPRWKDADSLMLLGRVAGLARERGYAVVNVDATLILQRPKVAPYVERMRANIAHALGVAVEAVSVKATTSEGMGYEGRGEGASCHAVVLVERIGEEKDATHSL